CGATGCGCGCGGCGGCGCGGAAGACGTCGAGCAGCATCTTTTCGGTCAGCTTGCCCGTATTGGTGTTCTGCAAGGACGGATGGTAGGAGCAAAGCAGCGTCACGCCGTGGGGCAGACGATAGCGCGCGCCGTGGGCGAAGGTGAGGCCACTGCGGGAGTTGAGCACGCCGGCGCGCTTCAGCGCAGCCAGGTAGCGGTCGAAGGCGATCTTGCCCAGCGCGACCACCACCGTGACCTTCTTCAGGCCGGCAAGTTCGCGGTCGAGGAAGGGCGCACAGTTGGCCAGCTCCGTGGGCGTCGGCTTGTTGCCGGGAGGAGCGCAGCGGGCCACCGCGGTGATAAACAGATCCTTTAACTTCAGCCCATCATCTTTATGTGTCGCAGCAGGTTGGGAGGCGAAGCCAGCGCTGTGCAGGACGCGGTAGAGGAAGTAGCCGGAGCCGTCGCCGGTGAAGGGGCGTCCGGTACGGTTGGAGCCGTGGGCGCCGGGAGCGAGTCCGAGGACGAGCACGCGCGCGTCCGGGTCGCCGAAGCCCGGCACGGGCTTACCCCAGTAATCCCAGTCCATGTAGGCGCGGCGCTTCTCGCGCGCGACCTTTTCGCAATGCCGGCGCAAGCGCGGGCAGAGCTCGCAAGCGACGATCTCGCGGTTGAGATGGGTGAGCCAGGAGGGCATTGGCTTCATTGTATGCGGGAGATCGGAGAAATGGAGGAACGGGATCTCAGCGTCGTGACTCGGGGACGAC
This genomic stretch from Terriglobia bacterium harbors:
- a CDS encoding uracil-DNA glycosylase encodes the protein MPSWLTHLNREIVACELCPRLRRHCEKVAREKRRAYMDWDYWGKPVPGFGDPDARVLVLGLAPGAHGSNRTGRPFTGDGSGYFLYRVLHSAGFASQPAATHKDDGLKLKDLFITAVARCAPPGNKPTPTELANCAPFLDRELAGLKKVTVVVALGKIAFDRYLAALKRAGVLNSRSGLTFAHGARYRLPHGVTLLCSYHPSLQNTNTGKLTEKMLLDVFRAAARIAARGKRATTPTGAAPR